In one Epinephelus moara isolate mb chromosome 6, YSFRI_EMoa_1.0, whole genome shotgun sequence genomic region, the following are encoded:
- the zgc:92606 gene encoding gamma-aminobutyric acid receptor-associated protein-like 1 — translation MGSQYQRSVPLEVRRAEGERVRAKHPDKIPIIVERASRSRAPELDKKKYLVPSDLTVGQLCFLIRQRVSLRPEEALFFFVNNSLPPSSSPLSAVYEEHHEEDLFLYMTYSNESVYGA, via the exons ATGGGCAGTCAGTACCAGCGCTCAGTACCACTCGAGgtgaggagagcagagggagagagagttcGGGCCAAGCATCCTGACAAAATACCG ATCATTGTGGAGAGGGCCTCAAGGTCACGAGCTCCTGAGCTGGACAAGAAGAAATACCTAGTGCCCTCAGATTTAACAG tgGGTCAGTTGTGCTTCTTGATTCGTCAGCGTGTATCTTTGAGACCGGAGGAGGCGCTCTTCTTCTTCGTCAACAACTCCCTTCCCCCATCCAGctcccctctctctgctgtATATGAG gaGCACCACGAAGAAGACCTGTTTCTCTACATGACCTACAGTAATGAGAGCGTGTACGGTGCCTGA
- the si:dkey-26c10.5 gene encoding early activation antigen CD69 isoform X1, translating into MEMEEITKEEERPEEGERNKEDGIKKDEIKKEDEGATEVTPEDKTKEEAEPDNYSKLQNPSENIYSEAFYVGALAKTNAGKETAGNTRWYRVVCVLLAILCLILLVIVITLSLKLQSGTTDCPERVETAEVNTVLLPSEPTCSQEKCQALFPRMQAQHLGCRQCADGWLTFGSSCFYLSTYRLNWDESQKNCSARGGALAVVSSWRVQDYLTTKGKMNYWIGLKYHGAEWSWVNNAALTKSYWADFTSEGDCGILSTDKPRAKNWIKASCGGATYFICQLQL; encoded by the exons ATGGAGATGGAAGAGATCACCAAAGAGGAGGAACGACCCGAAGAAggtgaaagaaataaagaagaTGGAATAAAGAAAgatgaaataaagaaagaagaTGAAGGAGCAACAGAGGTGACACCAGAGGACAAAACTAAAG AGGAAGCAGAGCCAGACAACTACTCAAAACTACAAAATCCATCTGAAAACATCTACTCAGAGGCTTTTTATGTCGGAGCTCTGGCTAAAACAAACGCAG GCAAAGAGACCGCCGGAAACACACGTTGGTAccgtgttgtgtgtgtgctcctcgCCATACTCTGCCTGATCCTGCTGGTGATCGTCATTACCCTCAGTCTGAAAC TCCAATCTGGCACCACAGACTGCCCCGAGAGAGTGGAAACTGCAGAAGTAAACACGGTACTTCTTCCGTCTGAGCCTACGTGCAGCCAGGAGAAGTGCCAGGCTCTCTTCCCCAGGATGCAAGCCCAAC ATCTCGGCTGTCGGCAGTGCGCTGATGGATGGCTGACTTTTGGCTCGTCGTGCTTTTACCTGTCCACCTACAGGCTGAACTGGGACGAGAGCCAGAAGAACTGCAGCGCCAGAGGAGGAGCTCTGGCTGTTGTTAGCAGCTGGCGTGTTCAG GACTATCTCACTACGAAAGGAAAAATGAATTACTGGATCGGGCTGAAATACCATGGGGCCGAATGGAGCTGGGTCAACAATGCTGCGCTGACAAAGAG CTATTGGGCAGACTTCACATCAGAGGGGGATTGTGGGATCCTCAGCACTGACAAGCCACGTGCGAAGAACTGGATCAAAGCTTCCTGTGGAGGTGCCACCTACTTCAtctgtcagctgcagctctga
- the si:dkey-26c10.5 gene encoding early activation antigen CD69 isoform X2: protein MYIKFCRSYGEDKKDEAKENLSPGSKLSVELEGGKGKETAGNTRWYRVVCVLLAILCLILLVIVITLSLKLQSGTTDCPERVETAEVNTVLLPSEPTCSQEKCQALFPRMQAQHLGCRQCADGWLTFGSSCFYLSTYRLNWDESQKNCSARGGALAVVSSWRVQDYLTTKGKMNYWIGLKYHGAEWSWVNNAALTKSYWADFTSEGDCGILSTDKPRAKNWIKASCGGATYFICQLQL from the exons ATGTACATCAAATTTTGCCGCAGCTATGGCGAGGACAAAAAAGATGAAGCCAAAGAAAACTTGTCACCAGGGTCCAAGTTATCTGTTGAACTGGAGGGAGGAAAAG GCAAAGAGACCGCCGGAAACACACGTTGGTAccgtgttgtgtgtgtgctcctcgCCATACTCTGCCTGATCCTGCTGGTGATCGTCATTACCCTCAGTCTGAAAC TCCAATCTGGCACCACAGACTGCCCCGAGAGAGTGGAAACTGCAGAAGTAAACACGGTACTTCTTCCGTCTGAGCCTACGTGCAGCCAGGAGAAGTGCCAGGCTCTCTTCCCCAGGATGCAAGCCCAAC ATCTCGGCTGTCGGCAGTGCGCTGATGGATGGCTGACTTTTGGCTCGTCGTGCTTTTACCTGTCCACCTACAGGCTGAACTGGGACGAGAGCCAGAAGAACTGCAGCGCCAGAGGAGGAGCTCTGGCTGTTGTTAGCAGCTGGCGTGTTCAG GACTATCTCACTACGAAAGGAAAAATGAATTACTGGATCGGGCTGAAATACCATGGGGCCGAATGGAGCTGGGTCAACAATGCTGCGCTGACAAAGAG CTATTGGGCAGACTTCACATCAGAGGGGGATTGTGGGATCCTCAGCACTGACAAGCCACGTGCGAAGAACTGGATCAAAGCTTCCTGTGGAGGTGCCACCTACTTCAtctgtcagctgcagctctga
- the trpv6 gene encoding transient receptor potential cation channel subfamily V member 6, which yields MSPSLARSAPSELNHWWSQLRFRLQNKKGWNEMLDETFLLHTKYINDIPLFYAAKKNSVGCIKKLLSCASTNIFERGALGETALHVAVMADNLDAAVALMDGAPELINEPMTSELFQGVTPLHIAVVNQNINLVHHLISRGGDVATPRVTGLYFRKRIGGLIYYGEHILSFAACTGNEDIISMVIDAGASTRVQDYRGNTVLHILVLQPNKTIACQAIDLIMARDAELDQSVSLDMVPNYRGLTPFKLAAKEGNVVAFQHLVNKRRVVQWSLGPLTSNLYDLTEIDSWADDMSVLELIVGSHQREARRILEVTPVRQLVSLKWNLYGKHYFRLLLLLYLLYIGTFTLCCAYRPLKDAPENYTESDMDKTIRVQKTLQESYVTHEDNLRLAGEIISILGALVILLLEIPDILRVGAKRYFGQTALGGPFHVILISYACLVVLLCVFRACEVQGEAVVMAVCLVLGWCNVMFFARGFEMLGPYVIMIQKIIFGDLTKFMWLSFIVLIGFSTSLWMVYMTQDPESIPAYRSFPITLFSQFELSVGLIDLPVDHTFYTPPIVHVLHCTFSVVSYILLLNLLIAMMSDTHWRVAQERDELWRTQVVATTLMLERRLPRCLWPRLGVCGLNYGLRERWYLRVEDRNDPMLQKMRRYVKAFSKDEEKEGLEKTDTMKGSMSGTPKLRPKNRGGFNNRKSLTGWQMIRHSALGLEMEQDEFEDDQDIKYV from the exons ATGTCTCCGTCTCTGGCCAGATCTGCTCCGAGCGAGCTCAACCATTGGTGGAGCCAGCTGAGGTTTCGCCTTCAAAACAAGAAAGGATGGAACGAGATGTTGGATGAGACGTTTCTGCTCCACACCAAATA CATAAATGACATCCCTCTCTTCTACGCGGCCAAAAAGAACAGTGTTGGCTGCATCAAGAAACTGCTGAGTTGTGCGTCCACTAATATCTTTGAGAGAG GAGCTCTCGGTGAGACGGCGCTTCATGTCGCTGTCATGGCTGACAACCTGGACGCTGCTGTGGCTCTGATGGACGGAGCTCCTGAACTCATCAATGAGCCCATGACCTCTGAGCTCTTCcaag GTGTTACTCCTCTCCACATTGCTGTAGTGAATCAGAACATCAATCTGGTTCATCATCTGATCAGTCGTGGGGGCGACGTGGCTACACCTCGAGTGACCGGCCTGTACTTTAGGAAGAGGATAGGAGGACTCATATACTATG GTGAGCACATCCTGTCTTTTGCTGCATGCACTGGGAATGAGGACATTATCTCCATGGTTATCGACGCCGGGGCGAGCACCAGGGTCCAGGATTACCGTG GTAACACAGTGCTTCACATTTTGGTTCTGCAGCCCAACAAGACGATTGCGTGTCAGGCCATTGACCTGATTATGGCACGCGATGCAGAGCTGGACCAGTCAGTGTCACTCGACATGGTGCCCAACTACCGAGGCCTTACACCTTTTAAACTGGCTGCCAAAGAGGGAAACGTTGTG gCGTTTCAGCACCTGGTTAATAAAAGGCGTGTAGTCCAGTGGAGCCTGGGGCCTCTGACTTCTAACCTGTACGACCTGACGGAGATCGATTCATGGGCCGACGACATGTCGGTGCTGGAGCTCATCGTGGGCAGTCACCAGAGAGAG GCAAGAAGAATACTGGAGGTGACCCCTGTGAGGCAGCTGGTCAGTCTGAAGTGGAACCTGTATGGAAAACATTACTTCAG gctgctgctgttgctgtatCTCCTGTACATCGGGACCTTCACACTGTGTTGTGCATATCGCCCCCTAAAGGACGCTCCGGAGAACTACACAGAGTCAGACATGGACAAAACCATCCGGGTCCAGAAAACACTCCAA GAGAGTTATGTGACACATGAGGACAACCTGCGGCTGGCAGGCGAGATCATCAGCATCCTGGGAGCTTTAGTCATCTTGTTGCTGGAG ATCCCTGACATACTGAGAGTGGGAGCAAAGCGCTATTTTGGCCAGACAGCACTGGGAGGCCCCTTTCATGTTATTCT TATTAGCTACGCGTGCCTGgtggtgctgctgtgtgtgttcagagccTGCGAGGTGCAGGGAGAGGCTGTGGTGATGGCGGTGTGTTTAGTTCTTGGCTGGTGCAACGTCATGTTCTTCGCCCGAGGTTTTGAAATGCTCGGCCCTTATGTCATCATGATACAGAAG ATTATATTTGGAGACCTGACAAAGTTTATGTGGCTGAGTTTCATTGTGCTCATTGGTTTTTCCACCT CCCTGTGGATGGTGTACATGACCCAGGATCCTGAGTCCATCCCTGCGTATCGCTCCTTCCCCATCACCCTCTTCTCCCAGTTTGAGCTCAGCGTGGGCCTCATAGATCTGCCTGTGGATCACACCTTCTACACCCCACCAATCGTCCACGTGCTGCATTGCACCTTCTCTGTCGTCTCGTACATCCTTCTGCTAAATCTACTGATAGCCATGATGAGTGACACACACTGGAGGGTGGCCCAGGAGAGAGACGAGCTCTGGAGAACTCAG GTGGTAGCCACAACTTTGATGCTGGAGAGGAGGTTGCCCCGCTGCCTGTGGCCTCGGCTCGGTGTGTGTGGGCTCAACTATGGTCTGAGGGAGCGCTGGTATCTCAG GGTTGAAGACAGAAACGACCCAATGTTGCAAAAGATGCGGCGTTACGTCAAGGCGTTCTCCAAAGACGAGGAAAAAGAGGGACTAGAGAAAACTGATACAATGAAGGGGTCTATGTCAGGCACCCCCAAGCTCAGACCTAAAAACAGAGGAGGCTTCAACAACAGGAAGTCTCTGACAGGCTGGCAGATGATTCGCCACAGCGCTTTGGGTTTGGAGATGGAGCAGGACGAGTTTGAGGATGACCAGGACATTAAATATGTTTAG